Within Haematobia irritans isolate KBUSLIRL chromosome 2, ASM5000362v1, whole genome shotgun sequence, the genomic segment GCGTATTTTCGTATTTCAAACGAAAGAAATtcgattttgaaaacaaataactTCATTTGTTGTTGTCGAGTAGGAGTCGAACACatgaatttaaaatattcaagtcaaaaattttaaatatacatttttaaggtgggtattaactaAGAGTTTAtctgctaaaatcaaaaataaatctgtaaaaaagtataaaagttAATTCTTtgatgacaattttattataatttgattgAGAATATCAACTTTtcacaaagtatatattctttaaaatggattactaaagaaaagtagtattgaaaaatgatgattttagcggctaaattcgaacttaCTACCAGTCTTTAAAAAATCCAAGCGAAATTAACTTTCAAAAGTAGAAACCCTCAAACTGAATCGGGTGATATTTTTCTAACGAATGGGTTCTGTACGATAATGTGGATTTTTAGCAagttcactcaaaaaaagtaaaccctatatttcactaatacggtgttctcaccaagcatgttttggggtttgaaatgttttccctttataagcatttcaaaaccccccatataaaaaatccaaaacacaagttttcctcaaaaacacgtcaattttagaatgtgaacccacctaatttggaatataccccgaataacatactCATTTCAaaatatcccaataaacacaggatgagcgttttccaaatgcaacaacttttcagtttgaaggccggtatgcacctctagcgaaaaatttcattcccataagaaatgcattgctatttatgctaacgaaattttcggtagcgttcaatttcgtaagttggtacgcacctctaatgaaaataacagagttgtcaaaagcatattttggcagcaaacatttaatttattacaatcattgtgtgcgtaaaagttttaaaaggtctgtaaataataaacaatttatttgaggaatatttagaacatataccctgccagcatttcaaagttccatttcaacctcatcgttaccacagactcgtaaatgtcacttcaaccatcatgaaaaggtacatcaaaaagtacatgcaagtaatttgccatccctactgttaaaaaagccatttttttttgtgaaacgccaagcgcaaccagcttgttatattttaattaaataaaaacgaaaataaagttctgaaaacatagattatacgcttaaaattgtgaaaggtatattggtgaacaatttggtgattttccaaacggaataaagtgattgtttttcagatattttacagacacgctgcctccatggaataaaaacactggttgatagacgcagcaacatgtaactcgctacttgtaactcaacatcatcattaatgccaaaaattatgttaaatgtaatgtggtagtggtataaatgatatatttttaagaatttgtaaatttttaatcaaattaataaatatctaaacaaacgtgttttactcgaccacaatgattcttttacaactatcttaaaatgcactttttctgattgtttggagggtcccttattggcgtcgttctaaattgatctataaaggcacataataattgcactcatgtgaaacatttttgtagtaacttggcgtggtacaacttctcaatagtgacggcgcttttccgacgagtttttgatgtcgtatatgattgttttcgacgtagtggggattctcaaaagagtccccaaattcaaaaaatgttggcagggtattaacaatttttaaaagcgattagctggtttaaaatttgtgtacacagccctgtctttttgttgtagacttaaataaatatttgctaccgaaaatttcgctagaggtgcataccggccttgagggtaaatataattttcaacataaattcaacttgacttgaaatagctcatcttcaatacatcttcaaattgtttgcgaattacttccaatttgccaaaatgttgacgaaatctttgaaaaggtgttgaagataatcatACCTGTTCTGGCTCACACCGCATTGTGCACCACACTATACACTTTctacacaccacacacaaagttagttgttctgagtcacacgtgtgaacacttttttcggacttctaatcgaaaaatgtggcagctgattttttctgcaagccatattatttgcagacagaaattataaacaaaacatattttgccggtataaacataaaaaattaaaagtaagtgcgtaattcaaagccataaaatgcctgccggatttttgttagcagtgaataatgtaaggacaagagcaatttatcaagaacaaataagaaggcgacaattgcgtgatgcttcaaatctgttttgatttgtttttttctatccctCCTCAATGTTATGAACAAACGATCGCCGGGTCGttctcttttttgtttttgacggcggagaagtttttattttggttttggtcaaacagtttttaacatccatacattaaaggaaatttaattatagtgagcataattaactattctgttaaggttttttctcatttgtatagcttaaatatttacaataatatttcaaacaaattttctatcgtggcggcctccatgtgcagaaagataatggcggcgttagttttttttaattgttcagtgatttgtgcaccaagaacactttgcagaattgaagatgccatatttttcatgcaataaatttggtaaaattcacttttcttagcccattgattttgtaaaagttataatttaattaccttatattttcaaaaagacctttgatttgtttaggaaagcggctagtattcacaaaaatgaaagataattttgcttaaaacttttttttttaacttttaaaaattgtggcaacattatactttcgaacacactgaaaatcagctgattaaaacaaccccaaaatttatacaccaatcagaggaaatttcggttcaaattttagatggatttttaaaatcgtggtttctgccatatataagtgacttcctcaataaaatttgcaaatatttataaaaaacataataaagATTCAGATTCTGTTATTTATTAgttataaaaacttctaactttgcatacgatggctgtacactaagcctacacaaaagaaatgttcgtgtacatttttcaggtctaTGACGGTGTATAGTGTTGGCCAGAACACCTTTTAAGTGTGACACCACACGAAAATTGTATatgtgtgtaccagaacagacacgaatatgagaaaactttgacaaaacactaccctaaaatgcaacgaaaaaaccatgtggttttcaatacttatttgtgcaactaagttcgtggtcaattgcaagaaataaaaaaaaatggaaaattttagacaaatatccaaatagtttataaaaataggtaagtgaaaataaaaaatgaaataaaaatttaaggaagtcactaaatatatatctctttgcagaaaactaaaattatggattctacgttcttgaaaacattaaaaagctgaccgatgaaaaaatggtggtcaATTAACTTGAACTGCTtccaataatttataataattggtacgtcaatatgaaaaattaaatcaacactttagaaaagtcactaaatttaaatctctttgcagaaaactaaaatctttggatgctacattcttgcaaacattaagaagctgaccaatgaaaaatgagtggcttatcgacaagaaaaagtttccacaaACATTACAAACAACTGCAACCAATtagaattgttaaaaacaacaaattgttgaaatcaacaacttttggatgaaaatgtgcatcacatcgtcagtttaattcatatgctaatatcagtttaaaattgatattttgtgaattccttctgctggaaatcaattctaacacgcggtccagtacgttcctaatttcgaattgcccgcatgttaatacattttaatgctgttttatgacaccaacaggaaggaaatcgaattatcaatgcaaaagtctttactaataatgtttaagatatttaaagttttgttgtttttttgtttgttcttatttgttgatatgtttaataagattattatttatcaattggtattgtagtatattatgtagtgtagtgtattattatatattttattttgatgaaaatgaataaattatacaaaattcatagaattttggctttgactttcaatcattcatacaaatttaggttgaaaagtatttgcaacgatgttaattttgaatttgactcgcatcgaaaattgtttgacaaattattgagaagcgatgcatttcaatttgaggataacacttgagatattattgctaatgtgttgaatttcactgttgagggtaatgtctgttttttgttgagaacgcgattttctcaacaatttctcaacttgaatattaccctaatcctttgaaaaattgttgaaatttagcatttttcaaacgtttgtgtttattgggatatgtcaaattattgatataaatttcatagaaaaaaaaggaataaacaaaggctttgaagaacatggacatgtgaaaataatataacattttttccctttgcgctcgcggtaattatttgaacatacgttgcatatatgtgaatttcgagtaaatgtgaatttctagtttccatggtaaagctgagtactattttcagttttcaagctgaaaaccagcttgttttcacggttactttttttaattaaataatttagaaatataaaattatttgcaatcaattccttggatcttttccatccattatttggcaagactcgatcaaaatataatcgtcttcataaatatatttgtagttttaagttagtgttttggtgaaaaaaccgaacatagtactcaccttaaggtaggtactatgttcggtttccgaagcgaaatcccatacaaaaccaaaaatgcgaaaaactaccgaaatattttttcatttgtggtactttgtttttttcgagttgaaaaactgacataaagtgcatagtccctaattaggtcggctttaaatcctttcatatgttgagattagttagtttcaaaacatggcgccatttgtaatgtgaattaagaaataattgatttattcaaatgatttgtgttaaattagaatacaaaagtggttcgcgttgttatttaaaaatgcaattagattgacgaaataaaaataacggagtgctatatgtatataacagcatctggttctgtagccgtttctgccacagtagcatctgccctcacatccctgacacccacaattgcagccactacatcagctacagtgaacaactccaacatagcaccctcaacacctgccacgaccacagtggctgtgaccgcaaatattgtattgcaacaaccaaatacaacggccgcccaagtagtgagtggtcccattggggtggcagcaaatactactccaacattag encodes:
- the LOC142225951 gene encoding uncharacterized protein LOC142225951, with amino-acid sequence MYITASGSVAVSATVASALTSLTPTIAATTSATVNNSNIAPSTPATTTVAVTANIVLQQPNTTAAQVVSGPIGVAANTTPTLATITNSSNAISTVAAVSNTNAILMQWWFHNHPQ